One window of Microcoleus vaginatus PCC 9802 genomic DNA carries:
- a CDS encoding glycosyltransferase — translation MKALFLHPNFPAQYRHIITALGADPKNQIVFGTKNERPEWNIPGVRKAAFTPSREPHAQTHQYVRPLESAVIYGQAVFRMAEQLKADGFVPDIICGHSGWGPTLFVKEAFPNTPLLCYFEWFYHAIGSDADFDPAEPLTVDDMARIRIKNAPILIDLYSCDWGVSPTYWQRSQFPPELQQKLSTLHDGVDTDYFKPDPGAKLVLPNLDLSGVDEIVTYVSRGMEPYRGFPEFIESIAYVQERRPNCHVVIVGSERVCYGRSLPNGESYKDYMLKKVPLDLSRVHFVGPLPYGLYLKVIQASDVHVYLTRPFVLSWSMIESLSTGCLVIGSDTGPVREVIRDGENGLLVDYFSPKQVADRIDEVLDHPTRMAEIRIKARQTALERYSLAKMLPQHLQLIEQVANRSMPPTVGMEPERELAASFAVRI, via the coding sequence ATGAAAGCATTATTTCTTCATCCCAACTTCCCCGCCCAATACCGCCACATTATCACGGCTTTAGGCGCAGATCCCAAAAATCAAATTGTTTTTGGCACTAAAAACGAGCGTCCCGAATGGAACATTCCCGGCGTTCGCAAAGCAGCATTTACCCCCAGCCGGGAACCCCACGCGCAGACTCACCAATACGTCCGCCCTTTAGAAAGTGCCGTCATCTACGGACAAGCCGTATTTAGAATGGCAGAACAACTCAAAGCAGACGGTTTCGTACCCGATATTATCTGCGGACATTCCGGTTGGGGGCCAACATTATTTGTCAAAGAAGCTTTTCCAAATACGCCGCTTTTGTGTTATTTCGAGTGGTTTTATCATGCTATTGGTTCCGACGCAGATTTCGACCCAGCGGAACCTTTAACAGTTGACGATATGGCCAGAATTAGAATCAAAAATGCGCCGATTCTGATCGATTTATATTCTTGCGATTGGGGTGTGTCGCCCACTTATTGGCAGCGATCGCAATTTCCGCCAGAATTACAACAAAAATTATCCACACTCCACGACGGCGTAGATACCGATTACTTCAAACCAGACCCCGGTGCTAAACTGGTTTTGCCTAACTTAGACTTGTCTGGCGTTGATGAAATTGTCACCTACGTATCACGGGGAATGGAACCTTACCGGGGTTTTCCCGAATTCATTGAGTCGATCGCCTATGTACAAGAACGCCGCCCCAACTGTCACGTCGTAATCGTTGGTTCCGAAAGAGTTTGTTACGGGCGTTCTTTACCCAACGGCGAGTCTTACAAAGACTATATGCTCAAAAAAGTCCCCCTAGATTTGTCGCGAGTTCACTTTGTGGGGCCGCTACCTTACGGACTGTATTTAAAAGTAATTCAAGCATCGGACGTACACGTTTATTTGACCAGACCTTTTGTACTATCTTGGTCGATGATTGAATCTTTATCGACAGGATGTTTAGTAATCGGTTCCGACACAGGGCCAGTCAGAGAAGTGATCCGCGACGGAGAAAACGGTTTGCTAGTCGATTACTTCTCACCGAAACAAGTAGCCGATCGCATTGATGAAGTTTTAGACCATCCTACCCGTATGGCAGAAATTCGCATCAAAGCCCGTCAAACCGCCCTAGAACGCTACAGTTTAGCTAAAATGCTGCCACAACATTTACAACTGATCGAGCAAGTAGCAAATCGTTCCATGCCACCCACAGTTGGTATGGAACCAGAACGGGAATTAGCAGCATCTTTTGCCGTGAGAATTTAG
- a CDS encoding class I SAM-dependent methyltransferase, protein MEIIPPKIDYEEAWDSYAQEWKDNNPELAYLGDEWIGKGAGAANSLSEYESLIEQQFIAPYIKKEHRVLEIGIGGGKTGSLLLKYCDRLICADISSQMLQAARSRLGSDRVSYVKLNGLTLDSIAPSSADACFCYDTMVHIEPVDIFNYLTQIPKLLRGDRICVFHHGNILSELGWQKFASEWDKNLLGRRDGTAFSVMTDTIMEKFLTHLNYEILVKNTSSVPRDCVWICKAPTPHE, encoded by the coding sequence ATGGAAATAATACCGCCTAAAATAGACTACGAAGAAGCTTGGGATAGCTACGCCCAAGAATGGAAAGATAATAATCCTGAACTCGCTTATTTGGGGGATGAATGGATAGGGAAAGGTGCCGGTGCGGCTAACTCGCTATCAGAATATGAATCCTTGATAGAACAGCAATTTATTGCACCGTACATCAAAAAAGAACATAGGGTTTTAGAAATTGGTATCGGCGGCGGAAAAACAGGTTCGCTGTTGCTAAAATATTGCGATCGACTAATTTGTGCCGACATTTCCAGTCAAATGCTGCAAGCCGCCCGATCGCGCTTGGGGAGCGATCGCGTTTCTTACGTCAAACTCAACGGTTTAACATTAGACAGCATCGCCCCGTCCTCAGCCGATGCCTGCTTTTGTTACGATACAATGGTACACATAGAGCCGGTAGACATATTCAACTACCTAACTCAAATTCCCAAACTACTGCGGGGCGATCGAATTTGCGTCTTTCACCACGGCAATATTCTCAGCGAATTAGGGTGGCAAAAATTCGCCAGCGAGTGGGACAAAAACCTGCTGGGACGCAGAGACGGCACTGCATTTTCAGTTATGACTGATACAATTATGGAAAAATTTCTCACTCATTTAAACTATGAAATCCTCGTGAAAAATACATCTTCAGTACCGCGAGATTGCGTCTGGATATGCAAAGCACCAACCCCCCATGAATAA
- a CDS encoding glycosyltransferase, whose translation MSTNDSKPSVFIVTGMHRSGTSLTASLFQKVGVDIGKKLVGPADGNVKGHFENVDFVEFHKSVLRSHGIDELGCTFEKTIPVAAEYVEIAKRAIDQNQQTHKHWGWKDPRTALFWDFWLNLLPEANFICVYRSPWEVVDSLYRRGTDVSLLQNPEMAVKMWVHYNQKVLELYERFPDRCLLANVYPIGNTPELFLDRVNEKFNVNLGAIPGDNFEESLLVNDIVKSHRPSLIEKYFPEALELYELLETQAGNLSSESKGAIDQVIHFPGSPVWPFEDWLKIRLLEKQQKTRSSELKQWQEQFHQAQAKVLGLETELGATQVQLAGKESNFQEALAKLLGLETELGQTQVQLAGKESQFQEALTKVLKLEAELGQTQVQLAGKESQFQEALAKLLGLETELGQTQVQLAGKESQFQTALAKVLELEAELGQTQVQFEETEFVLQQKLAELLQLETAQSQTQEKLKDTQENLEQARQENELFRAELATIKSSRWWQVREKWWEVQRRIRDLFPKFVFSLDQPTTWQVCDSHLLIVGWVFHKKRETTAVRARIKDQSFAGVYGLDRSDIALAHSNIPAAKKSGFTIQLEAPAGRHEVLLEAQDERGKWHLLAAYPLLVSTIQASLDVPVVWEQRQGQILFAGWCCHHDRKIAKLSLLCGDTSVECAYGLRRKDVGEVFPDWVNSSESGFEALVDLPPGEWHVSLQAELETGEILSFQAPKILTVRRYHIWQRSADKFEELSRFTAAIQQRARERKQRLGRIVPMPWEIVKVIRQLGKIYRQQKQFTAPGDLLPPAGFVVPQPIDRYDAWLGVNQWNDRARDYLISRLKSCREPLPKISVVMPVYNPQIDFLESAIDSVINQVYPNWELCIADDCSTEFTVAENLKSWVQKDDRIRITFRTENGNISAATNSAAALATGDIILFLDNDDELTPDALGEVALYFASHPATDFLYSDDDKIDTKGRRFAPQFKPEWSPELLLSYMYLGHLCAVRRHIFEQIGGLRIGLEGSQDYDFALRATEISRHVAHLPLVLYHWRTAPGSTAISGAAKPASFAAGQKAIQDALNRRQINGNVAQHAWATKENLGIFAQDFPDNGPSVTVIIPTKNQLKLLKACLDSLETTTYKNYQVAVIDNESDDPKTLEYLKQLNCQVLHIKNPGGKFSFAAINNRAAEQVDSEYVLFLNNDTEVINPRWLSQMVGYAQIPGVGAVGARLLYPDGRIQHAGVIHGLHHGLAGHAFKLMNSENRGYLSQAMVTRNYSAVTAACTITPRQLFLELGGFDEENFAVAYNDADYGYRLLERGYRCVYCPDAELLHKEGTSRGFTDNPQEVAAFRRKYAGKKDSFYSPHLSLEDEYFHIQPRRVFMKEEGSSATSTVQDVTDVTDVRNKEELEFAESGWLSVANSSIHPIKVLMCSNSLDFTGAPLHQYEIAVKLAAEGVIKPIVLCTTEGPLRQAYQQQGIEVMVRDNPLEHIYQRDAYDEAIRSFSKEIESLKIDAIYANTLENFFVVDAAHQIGIPVVWNVHESEPWQTYFNRFGSEIAARALECFRFPYKVIFVADATRDRYWSLNSHHNFTVIHNGLDLSKLENSDNSESARKSLGVAAEDVVILLLGTVCERKGQQDLVKALSLLSDKWHNKIRCFIVGDRPSIYSNKLAELVGELPEELRQRVTVVPETGETGKYYKAADIFVCTSRVESFPRVILEAMACELPIITTPVFGIREQVRPGINGLFYTPDRPEELAASLHTLLEDKSLRQRLAENAKYVLESLNTFAEMTQTYGQIFREAYFTKK comes from the coding sequence GTGAGTACAAATGACAGCAAACCGTCGGTTTTTATTGTTACCGGAATGCACCGTTCCGGTACGTCTTTAACAGCTTCTTTGTTTCAGAAAGTCGGGGTTGATATTGGCAAAAAGTTAGTGGGCCCGGCCGACGGAAATGTGAAGGGTCATTTCGAGAATGTTGATTTTGTGGAGTTTCACAAAAGTGTTTTGCGATCGCACGGTATTGATGAACTGGGCTGTACGTTTGAAAAAACGATTCCGGTAGCAGCGGAATATGTGGAAATTGCTAAACGCGCGATCGACCAAAATCAACAAACTCACAAACATTGGGGTTGGAAAGACCCGCGAACAGCTCTTTTTTGGGATTTTTGGCTGAATTTACTCCCCGAAGCTAATTTTATCTGTGTTTATCGATCGCCCTGGGAAGTAGTCGATTCCCTTTACCGCCGGGGAACCGATGTCAGCTTGCTGCAAAACCCCGAAATGGCAGTAAAAATGTGGGTTCACTACAATCAAAAAGTTTTAGAACTTTACGAACGTTTCCCCGACCGCTGTCTCCTAGCCAACGTTTACCCCATCGGCAACACTCCTGAACTTTTCCTCGATCGAGTCAACGAAAAATTTAATGTTAACTTAGGTGCCATACCGGGCGACAATTTTGAAGAATCTTTATTAGTCAACGATATTGTCAAAAGTCACAGACCGAGTTTAATAGAAAAATATTTTCCCGAAGCATTAGAACTATATGAACTTTTGGAAACCCAAGCTGGCAATCTGAGCAGCGAATCGAAAGGTGCGATCGATCAAGTTATTCATTTCCCAGGTTCTCCAGTCTGGCCATTTGAAGATTGGCTAAAAATCCGCTTGCTGGAAAAACAGCAAAAAACTAGGTCTTCCGAACTCAAACAGTGGCAAGAACAATTTCACCAGGCCCAGGCGAAAGTGTTGGGATTAGAGACAGAATTAGGAGCAACTCAAGTACAGCTTGCAGGCAAAGAATCAAATTTTCAAGAAGCTTTAGCAAAACTCCTCGGATTAGAAACAGAATTAGGACAAACTCAGGTACAGCTTGCCGGCAAAGAATCGCAATTTCAAGAAGCTTTAACAAAAGTCTTAAAATTAGAAGCAGAATTAGGGCAAACTCAGGTACAGCTTGCCGGCAAAGAATCGCAATTTCAAGAAGCCTTAGCGAAACTCCTCGGATTAGAAACAGAATTAGGACAAACTCAGGTACAGCTTGCCGGCAAAGAATCGCAATTTCAAACCGCTTTAGCGAAAGTATTAGAATTAGAAGCAGAATTAGGGCAAACTCAGGTACAATTTGAAGAGACTGAATTTGTATTGCAGCAAAAGTTAGCTGAGTTACTTCAGTTAGAAACAGCACAAAGTCAAACTCAGGAAAAATTAAAGGATACTCAGGAAAATTTAGAACAAGCCCGCCAGGAAAATGAACTTTTTCGGGCAGAACTGGCTACAATCAAGTCTTCTAGATGGTGGCAAGTGAGAGAAAAATGGTGGGAAGTTCAGCGCAGAATCCGCGACTTATTCCCTAAATTTGTTTTTTCGTTAGACCAACCCACTACTTGGCAAGTTTGCGATTCCCACCTGCTAATTGTGGGCTGGGTTTTTCACAAAAAAAGAGAGACTACAGCAGTCCGGGCTAGAATTAAAGACCAGAGTTTCGCAGGCGTTTACGGCCTAGACAGAAGTGATATAGCGCTAGCACACTCTAATATTCCGGCTGCGAAGAAATCAGGTTTTACAATTCAATTGGAAGCCCCTGCCGGACGGCACGAAGTGCTACTGGAAGCGCAAGATGAGCGAGGTAAATGGCATTTGTTGGCAGCTTATCCGTTGTTAGTTTCAACGATTCAAGCATCGTTAGATGTACCGGTGGTGTGGGAACAGCGTCAGGGTCAAATTTTGTTTGCAGGTTGGTGCTGCCACCACGATCGCAAAATTGCTAAATTAAGCTTGTTGTGCGGCGATACTTCTGTAGAATGCGCCTACGGTTTGCGGCGAAAAGATGTCGGCGAAGTGTTTCCCGACTGGGTTAACAGTTCGGAAAGCGGTTTTGAGGCCCTTGTCGATTTGCCTCCGGGCGAATGGCACGTTTCTCTGCAAGCTGAGTTAGAAACCGGGGAAATTTTGTCTTTTCAAGCGCCGAAAATATTGACTGTGCGGCGCTACCATATCTGGCAGCGAAGTGCTGATAAATTTGAGGAGTTATCAAGGTTTACAGCCGCAATCCAGCAGCGGGCGAGGGAAAGAAAACAGCGTCTGGGCAGGATTGTGCCGATGCCTTGGGAAATTGTGAAGGTGATTCGCCAGTTGGGCAAGATTTATCGGCAGCAAAAACAGTTTACTGCGCCGGGAGATTTGCTGCCGCCTGCGGGTTTTGTGGTGCCTCAACCCATTGATAGATATGACGCATGGCTGGGTGTGAATCAGTGGAACGATCGCGCGCGCGATTACTTAATTTCTCGGTTAAAATCCTGCCGGGAACCCCTGCCAAAAATTTCGGTAGTAATGCCAGTTTACAACCCGCAGATAGATTTTCTCGAAAGTGCGATCGACAGCGTAATCAATCAAGTTTATCCAAACTGGGAACTCTGCATTGCCGACGATTGCAGCACCGAATTTACTGTGGCTGAAAATTTGAAAAGCTGGGTTCAAAAGGACGATCGTATCCGCATCACATTTCGTACAGAAAACGGCAACATCAGCGCAGCCACCAACAGCGCCGCCGCCCTCGCAACAGGCGACATCATCCTGTTTTTAGACAACGACGACGAACTCACTCCCGACGCATTAGGCGAAGTCGCCCTATATTTTGCCTCGCATCCAGCTACCGATTTTCTCTATTCCGACGACGACAAAATCGACACTAAAGGTCGCCGCTTCGCCCCGCAATTCAAACCGGAATGGTCGCCGGAACTGCTGCTTTCCTATATGTATCTCGGTCATTTGTGCGCCGTGAGAAGACACATTTTTGAACAAATAGGCGGTTTGCGGATAGGTCTTGAAGGCTCGCAAGATTACGATTTTGCATTGAGAGCAACCGAAATTTCTCGCCACGTCGCGCACCTGCCGTTAGTGCTGTATCACTGGCGAACCGCACCCGGTTCTACAGCCATATCTGGGGCCGCGAAACCCGCCAGTTTTGCCGCAGGCCAAAAAGCCATTCAAGATGCACTAAACCGTCGCCAAATTAACGGCAATGTTGCTCAGCACGCATGGGCGACTAAAGAAAATTTGGGTATATTTGCCCAGGATTTCCCAGATAATGGTCCCTCAGTAACGGTAATTATTCCTACTAAAAATCAGCTTAAATTGCTGAAAGCCTGTCTGGATTCTCTAGAAACTACCACATATAAAAATTATCAAGTTGCCGTCATCGACAACGAAAGCGACGACCCTAAAACTCTGGAATATTTAAAGCAATTAAATTGCCAAGTTTTGCATATAAAAAATCCTGGTGGGAAATTTAGTTTTGCAGCAATTAACAACCGCGCTGCCGAACAAGTTGATAGCGAATATGTGTTGTTTTTGAACAACGATACTGAAGTAATTAACCCGCGCTGGCTGAGTCAAATGGTGGGATACGCTCAAATCCCTGGCGTGGGTGCAGTCGGCGCGAGGCTGTTATATCCCGACGGCAGAATTCAGCACGCGGGCGTAATTCACGGGCTGCATCACGGTTTGGCGGGTCACGCTTTTAAGCTGATGAACAGCGAAAATCGAGGCTATCTGTCTCAAGCGATGGTAACGCGAAATTACTCTGCGGTAACAGCCGCTTGCACGATTACTCCGCGTCAATTGTTCTTAGAATTGGGCGGTTTTGATGAAGAGAATTTTGCTGTTGCTTACAATGATGCAGATTACGGATACCGACTGTTAGAACGGGGTTATCGGTGCGTATATTGTCCCGATGCGGAGTTGTTGCACAAAGAGGGAACTTCTAGGGGTTTTACCGACAATCCTCAAGAAGTGGCGGCTTTTAGACGCAAGTATGCGGGGAAAAAAGACAGTTTTTACAGCCCTCACTTGTCTTTAGAAGATGAGTATTTTCATATTCAACCTCGACGGGTTTTTATGAAGGAAGAAGGAAGTTCGGCAACGAGCACTGTACAAGATGTAACTGATGTAACTGATGTCAGGAATAAGGAAGAATTAGAATTTGCTGAGAGTGGTTGGTTATCAGTAGCAAACAGTTCTATCCATCCTATCAAAGTTTTGATGTGCAGCAATTCGCTGGATTTCACTGGTGCGCCGCTGCATCAGTACGAAATCGCGGTGAAATTGGCGGCTGAGGGTGTGATTAAGCCGATCGTACTTTGCACAACAGAGGGGCCTCTGCGTCAAGCTTACCAACAGCAGGGAATTGAAGTAATGGTGCGCGACAATCCTCTCGAACACATCTATCAGCGCGATGCTTATGATGAAGCCATCCGCAGTTTTAGCAAAGAGATTGAAAGTTTAAAAATAGATGCAATTTATGCCAATACTTTAGAAAACTTTTTTGTAGTTGATGCGGCGCACCAAATCGGAATTCCTGTGGTGTGGAACGTGCACGAAAGCGAACCTTGGCAAACTTATTTTAACAGGTTTGGTTCGGAGATTGCGGCGAGAGCTTTAGAGTGTTTTCGCTTTCCTTACAAGGTAATTTTTGTGGCGGATGCAACGCGGGACAGGTATTGGTCTCTCAACAGCCACCACAATTTTACCGTGATTCACAACGGTTTAGATTTGAGCAAACTGGAAAATTCGGATAATTCTGAATCGGCTAGAAAAAGTTTAGGTGTTGCAGCGGAAGATGTGGTAATTTTGCTGCTGGGAACGGTATGCGAACGCAAAGGACAGCAGGATTTAGTTAAAGCACTTTCACTTTTGTCTGACAAATGGCACAATAAAATTAGGTGTTTTATTGTGGGCGATCGTCCGAGTATTTACAGCAATAAATTAGCCGAGTTAGTGGGGGAATTGCCAGAAGAGTTGCGGCAAAGGGTGACAGTAGTCCCGGAAACTGGGGAGACAGGGAAATATTACAAAGCGGCTGATATTTTTGTTTGCACTTCTCGCGTCGAAAGTTTTCCGAGAGTGATTTTGGAGGCGATGGCTTGCGAGTTGCCAATTATTACAACGCCTGTTTTTGGAATTAGAGAACAAGTGCGACCAGGAATTAATGGTTTATTTTATACGCCCGATCGCCCAGAAGAACTAGCGGCATCACTGCATACTTTATTGGAGGATAAATCTTTGCGCCAGCGGTTAGCAGAAAATGCTAAATATGTGTTAGAGTCGTTGAATACTTTTGCAGAAATGACTCAAACTTACGGTCAAATTTTTCGAGAAGCTTATTTTACTAAAAAGTAA
- a CDS encoding methyltransferase domain-containing protein, with product MSDINLDLVENPVIKAFIQDQAKFPENFKLNICEDDEMYLFSLKNVKDDRDRALVRYYSLGRRILDTVKQVVEWHFGSFENVPSFLDFACGYGRFTRFLIQEMSQEQIWVSDIYANAVKFQTEYLGVNGIVSTGEPENYLIDRKFDCILANSFFSHMPERTFTSWLQNLYDLLTPNGILMFSVHDECLRAANTEMPVKGILFSPKSESQSLDKEEYGTTYVTEKFVRECVEKVSGGKAFVHRLQKGICRFQDLYVVTNELVRDFSELKLHHHPEGYIDVAAFTNKENLYLEGWVADVNFDGRVKELQVLVNGEVVQTCEPFYDRPDVAGYFENDGALQSGWRCYLPKNTVALQDVLIVKAINNYGLEWILETCTVKSLVNQRQSQSLLGSTQTKLKLLETQLASAKIEGEQKQSKLMITQTKLEETQTELVLAQTQLEQTQNQLVSVQVELEKTENQLINLKQELEQAQCRVVAMESSKFWKIRSAWFQVRRSLGLAGE from the coding sequence ATGAGCGATATCAATTTAGATTTAGTCGAAAATCCGGTAATCAAAGCATTTATTCAAGATCAAGCTAAGTTTCCCGAAAATTTTAAACTGAATATCTGCGAAGACGATGAAATGTATTTGTTCAGCTTGAAGAACGTTAAAGACGATCGCGATCGGGCTTTGGTGCGCTATTATTCGCTCGGGCGTCGCATCTTGGATACGGTTAAACAAGTTGTGGAATGGCATTTTGGCAGTTTTGAAAATGTCCCCTCTTTTCTAGATTTTGCCTGCGGTTACGGTCGATTTACCCGGTTTTTGATTCAGGAAATGTCGCAGGAACAAATTTGGGTTTCTGATATTTATGCTAACGCGGTTAAGTTTCAAACGGAATACCTGGGCGTCAACGGTATTGTCTCAACTGGAGAACCAGAAAATTATTTAATTGACCGAAAGTTTGACTGCATTCTGGCTAATTCTTTTTTCAGCCATATGCCGGAAAGAACTTTTACAAGTTGGTTACAAAATTTGTACGATTTGTTGACTCCTAACGGCATTTTGATGTTCAGCGTTCACGATGAGTGTTTGCGTGCAGCTAATACAGAAATGCCGGTCAAGGGTATTTTGTTTAGTCCTAAAAGTGAAAGTCAGTCTTTAGATAAGGAGGAATACGGCACAACTTATGTAACTGAAAAGTTTGTGAGAGAATGTGTGGAGAAAGTTAGCGGAGGCAAAGCTTTTGTTCACCGCCTCCAAAAAGGCATATGCAGGTTTCAAGATTTGTATGTTGTAACAAATGAGTTAGTTAGAGATTTTTCGGAGTTGAAATTACATCATCATCCGGAAGGATATATTGATGTTGCTGCTTTTACGAATAAAGAGAATTTGTATCTGGAAGGATGGGTGGCTGATGTGAATTTCGACGGTCGAGTTAAGGAGCTGCAAGTGCTGGTAAACGGCGAGGTTGTACAGACGTGCGAGCCTTTTTACGATCGCCCTGATGTGGCTGGATATTTTGAAAATGATGGGGCTTTGCAGTCGGGTTGGAGGTGTTATTTACCAAAAAATACGGTGGCGCTGCAGGATGTGTTAATAGTCAAAGCAATCAATAACTATGGTTTGGAATGGATTCTGGAAACTTGCACTGTTAAATCGCTGGTTAACCAAAGGCAATCGCAGTCTTTGTTGGGGTCTACCCAGACCAAACTCAAATTACTCGAGACTCAGTTAGCCTCGGCTAAGATAGAAGGGGAGCAAAAGCAAAGTAAGTTAATGATTACTCAAACGAAGTTGGAAGAAACTCAAACTGAATTAGTTTTAGCTCAAACGCAATTGGAGCAAACTCAAAATCAGTTAGTATCTGTGCAAGTGGAGTTGGAGAAAACGGAAAATCAACTAATTAATCTCAAGCAAGAACTAGAGCAAGCGCAGTGTCGAGTTGTAGCAATGGAAAGCAGCAAGTTCTGGAAGATCAGAAGCGCGTGGTTTCAAGTCAGGCGCTCCCTGGGCTTAGCGGGAGAATAG
- a CDS encoding ABC transporter ATP-binding protein, with the protein MTENVISLKNVSKCFKRYDHPGDRLKEIIYPSKKLADEFWALHDINLEIPQGQTLGIVGRNGSGKSTLLQIIVGTLTPTAGSVEVKGRVSALLELGSGFNPEFTGRQNVFFNAQLLGFNQKQTEEKFDDIAAFADIGDFIEQPVKTYSSGMFVRLAFAVATSVEPDILVVDEALSVGDEAFQRKCFARLQSIQEGGGTILFVSHAATSVVQLCTSAILMDSGELLLAHTPKVVISKYQKLIYADPDQVLGLKSDIRALNQLTKQESQDHLQDANLESTKREVKPEQHLSKPKEYYDEFYDPGMIPSNTVRYPSRGAEIINPHIETLKGNVVNHLLGRQDYIYTYSVTFSRSTSKVRFGMLIKTISGFELAGASLKASSQSVRYVEAGTTIVVKFQFKCLLNPGVYFLNAGVVGTVDGDLTYLDRCVDVAMFRVQSCTESCGNGIVDLLIEPCLTVVNADSTVKEQSTEVI; encoded by the coding sequence ATGACAGAAAATGTAATTTCACTAAAAAATGTTTCCAAATGCTTTAAGCGGTACGATCATCCAGGAGACCGCTTAAAGGAAATTATTTACCCCAGCAAAAAACTGGCTGACGAATTTTGGGCCCTACACGACATCAATCTGGAAATTCCTCAAGGACAAACTCTGGGAATCGTCGGTCGCAACGGTTCGGGGAAAAGCACTCTCCTGCAAATAATTGTGGGGACGCTAACGCCTACGGCAGGAAGCGTGGAGGTTAAAGGGCGAGTCTCCGCTTTGTTGGAACTCGGAAGCGGGTTTAACCCGGAATTTACCGGGCGGCAAAATGTGTTTTTTAACGCTCAGTTACTGGGATTCAATCAAAAACAAACTGAAGAAAAGTTTGACGATATAGCTGCTTTTGCTGATATTGGGGATTTCATCGAACAGCCAGTCAAAACTTATTCTAGCGGTATGTTTGTCAGGCTAGCTTTTGCCGTTGCGACTAGCGTCGAGCCAGATATTTTGGTGGTTGACGAGGCGCTTTCGGTGGGCGACGAAGCTTTTCAACGCAAGTGTTTTGCCCGCTTGCAAAGCATTCAGGAAGGTGGCGGAACAATTTTATTTGTTTCTCACGCTGCTACTTCTGTGGTGCAACTTTGTACGTCGGCGATTTTAATGGATAGCGGTGAATTGCTGCTCGCTCACACGCCGAAGGTGGTAATTTCTAAGTATCAAAAGCTGATTTATGCCGATCCGGATCAGGTTTTGGGGTTGAAGTCAGATATTCGAGCTCTGAACCAACTGACAAAACAGGAAAGTCAAGACCACCTTCAGGATGCTAATTTAGAAAGCACAAAGAGGGAAGTTAAACCGGAGCAACATCTCTCTAAACCCAAGGAATATTACGATGAATTTTACGATCCGGGGATGATACCGTCGAATACGGTAAGGTACCCGTCTCGCGGAGCGGAAATTATCAACCCTCACATCGAGACGCTGAAGGGCAATGTGGTAAATCACTTGCTAGGCCGTCAAGATTATATTTATACTTACTCTGTCACTTTCTCGCGGTCAACTTCCAAGGTTAGGTTTGGAATGTTGATTAAAACGATTAGCGGTTTTGAGTTGGCGGGTGCTTCTTTGAAGGCTTCTAGTCAGTCAGTTAGGTATGTGGAAGCAGGAACGACAATTGTAGTTAAGTTTCAGTTTAAATGTTTGCTGAATCCCGGGGTTTATTTTCTGAATGCTGGGGTTGTGGGAACGGTTGATGGAGATTTAACTTATCTGGATCGCTGCGTTGATGTGGCGATGTTTAGAGTTCAGTCTTGTACAGAGTCCTGCGGTAACGGCATCGTTGACTTGCTGATCGAACCGTGTTTAACTGTTGTTAATGCTGATTCTACAGTGAAAGAGCAGTCAACAGAGGTTATCTAA